The window TATTTTAGGGAATGAACATGCGGGTTATGATCACAAGCCGCCTATGATTCGTCTAAAAAATAAAGCTATCTCGGTGATGGTCACTGGCGTACCACAGGCGTCTGGCAACTGGCAAGTAAAAAGTGATAGTGCGGATGAGTTGATCATGGATTTACTTGACGACAAAGAGGTAGTGAGCGCTACGGTAACGATTAAAGCGCCTATCATAGCTAAGGCGTAGCCACTGTTAGATTAATTAATATCTAGCAAGTTACTTAAAATTTAGTAAGTTACTTAAAATTTAGTAAGTTACTTAAAATTTAAAGCCAGCGTCGCATTATAAGACATGCCGCTGGCTTTTTTTATTTTTACAGTATAAATGAAGAGCTATTCATTTTATTAAGTGATACAGGTTGTATCAATAAAATTGACAGTCTTTCATCGAAGGCATTATAGTACATAGGGTTATAGCAAATATATTTAAGGAAGAATATGGCAGGTTAATAATCTATAACCATTAGCATATTAAGCGCTCACACGGCAATATCTGCTATGAATACGGCTACATGGCAATACAAGTAAGTAAACCAATAAAGCAAAACGAAAGGACTCGTTATGACACAATCCTCCTATTTTGATACTATTCTTAATAATGTTCCCCACGTTAATATGGGTGCCCGCTCTGCTAATGCGCCCTTAACTCAAAGCTATGATAAAGGCCCTGATGTGCCGTTAATCGAAGCGACTATCGGCGACCTTTTTGATGCTATTGTAGATAAATATCCTGAACGTGAAGCGCTGGTATCCCGTCATCAAAATATCCGCTGGACCTATCAAGAACTGCAGCAGCAGGTGAATCAGCTGGCAAGCGCCATTATTGAGATGGGGCTTGAGATTGGTGATCGCATCGGGATTTGGTCACATAACAATGCTGAATGGCTGCTTATGCAGCTAGCAACCGCAAAAGTTGGGATAATTTTAGTTAATATCAATCCAGCCTATCGTACCTTTGAGTTGCAGTACGCGTTAAATAAGTTAGGCTGCACAGCATTAGTATTGATGCGTCATTTTAAAGATAGTGACTATGCGAAGATGATTGGCGAGCTGTGCCCTGAGATTTATCATAAAAGCTATCACCAGCTGGACCTGATCGAAATACCCACTGTTGAGCGCATTATTTGGATTGATGAACCTGATAGTAATGAAGATTTCAACTTCATGCAAAAGTTCTCGGCATGGATAGCAGAGGGCAGTGCCAATGATCCGCGAGTAGCCGAACGCCAAGCACAGCTCAAAAACACGGATGCTATTAGTGTTCAGTTCACTAGCGGTACCACAGGTACGCCCAAAGGCGCGACCTTAACCCATCGTAATATTCTAAATAACGGCTACTTTCTCGGCGAGTCGATGAACCTAACTGAGAAAGACAGGCTATGTATTCCGTTGCCGCTTTATCACTGCTTTGGAATGGTAGGCGGTAATTTGGCCGCCTTGACTCATGGCAGCTGCATGGTCTATCCAAACGATGGTTTTGATCCACTGACCGTATTGCAAACGGTAGAAGCGGAGCGATGTACTGGTTTGCTTGGCGTACCGACCATGTTTATTGCTGAGCTTGATCATCCAGAGTTTGATAACTTTGATTTATCCAGCCTGCGAACAGGCGTTATGGGCGGCTCCAGCTGCCCGATTGAGGTCATGCGCCGGGTCATGGATAAAATGCATATGAGCGGGGTCACCATTGCTTATGGCATGACGGAGACCAGTCCGGCATCTTGCCAGACCAATGAGCATACCCCGCTTGAAAAGAGAGTATCTACAGTAGGACTGGTGCTACCGGCACTTGAAGTTAAAATTATTGATACCGAAACCGGTGATATCGTAGCGATTGGAGAAACTGGCGAGCTGCTAACGCGAGGTTATGCCGTCATGAAAGGCTATTGGGGCAGTCAATTTAAAACACGTGCGGCTATTAAAGACGGCTGGATGTATACCGGCGATCTTGCGACTATGGACGAAGAGGGTTATATTAACGTTGTTGGTCGCCGCAAAGATATGGTTATTCGCGGCGGTGAAAATATCTATCCGGTAGAAGTTGAGAATTATCTGTACCGTCATCCTAAAATCCGAGATGTCCAAATAGTTGGTATACCGGATGAGCGTTATGGTGAGGTACTGGCGGCGTGGATAATACCTAAGCAGCCAAACAGCTTGACTGAGGATGAGGTTCGACAGTTCTGTCGTGAGCATATCGCCCATTATAAGGTGCCTACCTATTTTCGCTTCGTCACTGAATATCCAATGACCGTGACTGGTAAAATTCAAAAATATAAAATCGTTGAACAAATGAAAGCGGAGTTAGGCCTAAAATAGTTTAATCGCGTCATAACGACGTGCTCATTAATTAAACAAGACTTCAAGTAATAAAAAAGCCAGCTGCCCACTATCATAGTGTATGGCTGGCTTTTCCCTTTTGACTTTCTATATTTATGATACTTTAACTCTCCATATATTTTGACTGGTTATAGTTTTTTAAATATTTATAATATTTTGCTTGAGTCTTATTTAAGTAATACATATTGTATCGATGTCATTGACAGTCTTTCACTGAAGGCGTTATAGTAGTTAGCATGATACAAAATAGGTTCAAGGAAGAATAGAACCTATCAGCAGGCTATAGTAAAGTAAAACAATAAAGTAAAACG of the Psychrobacter sp. LV10R520-6 genome contains:
- a CDS encoding AMP-binding protein: MTQSSYFDTILNNVPHVNMGARSANAPLTQSYDKGPDVPLIEATIGDLFDAIVDKYPEREALVSRHQNIRWTYQELQQQVNQLASAIIEMGLEIGDRIGIWSHNNAEWLLMQLATAKVGIILVNINPAYRTFELQYALNKLGCTALVLMRHFKDSDYAKMIGELCPEIYHKSYHQLDLIEIPTVERIIWIDEPDSNEDFNFMQKFSAWIAEGSANDPRVAERQAQLKNTDAISVQFTSGTTGTPKGATLTHRNILNNGYFLGESMNLTEKDRLCIPLPLYHCFGMVGGNLAALTHGSCMVYPNDGFDPLTVLQTVEAERCTGLLGVPTMFIAELDHPEFDNFDLSSLRTGVMGGSSCPIEVMRRVMDKMHMSGVTIAYGMTETSPASCQTNEHTPLEKRVSTVGLVLPALEVKIIDTETGDIVAIGETGELLTRGYAVMKGYWGSQFKTRAAIKDGWMYTGDLATMDEEGYINVVGRRKDMVIRGGENIYPVEVENYLYRHPKIRDVQIVGIPDERYGEVLAAWIIPKQPNSLTEDEVRQFCREHIAHYKVPTYFRFVTEYPMTVTGKIQKYKIVEQMKAELGLK